Proteins from a single region of Streptomyces sp. HUAS 15-9:
- a CDS encoding DUF4333 domain-containing protein, whose amino-acid sequence MAKVRLSAAAWGLSAVAAGTLVVGCSVSVNTGHAKPKILKDKLGDTVATRLAATTGQPKPDVTCPEDLVGEAGTTTRCTLTTGDGSTLGVTVTVTSVDGDNVNFHIKADETATPAAN is encoded by the coding sequence ATGGCGAAAGTTCGTCTGTCCGCAGCAGCTTGGGGCCTCTCGGCCGTGGCCGCCGGCACACTGGTCGTCGGCTGCTCGGTCTCCGTCAACACGGGACACGCCAAGCCGAAGATACTCAAGGACAAACTGGGCGACACCGTCGCCACAAGGCTCGCCGCCACGACAGGCCAGCCGAAGCCGGACGTCACCTGCCCCGAGGACCTCGTCGGGGAGGCCGGTACCACCACCCGCTGCACACTCACGACGGGCGACGGCAGCACGCTGGGCGTGACGGTCACGGTGACGTCCGTCGACGGGGACAACGTCAACTTCCACATCAAGGCCGACGAGACGGCTACCCCGGCTGCGAACTGA
- the eccCa gene encoding type VII secretion protein EccCa: MSHIVVKRPPRALPSEVPTGEVALQPPPELPRGQHESVLMQLLPTLGMGGSVVFFFTSGQPFMRIMGIVMIASTIAMSIAMVVRFRRGSQGQLADLRRDYLRYLSQTRRAALDTAGAQRDAQYYLHPSPEQLWALVAEGSRVWERRPGDEDFAQVRVGLGAQGLATPLVAPETGPAGRLEPLTAGAMQRFLSLHSTLDDLPIAVSLRAFYHVTVSGAPDSVRSCVRALVGSLTALHSPEDLVVAIAAGRDGLPNWEWVKWLPHAQTTDAVDGAGARRLIGTDAQALETLLTARLTGRPRFHPEAGPLPDEPHIVVVLDGASLPPDSALANPEGLQGVTVVEVVPGELTGARGDLAVVVQPTVLRLESAGGNVYEGTPDFLSYESAEALARQLAPLRIASGGDDDEPLLANLEFTDLLNLGDAASVDPQRTWRPRGLAERLRVPIGIGEDGRPVMLDIKEAAQEGMGPHGLCVGATGSGKSELLRTLVLGLAVTHSSETLNFVLADFKGGATFAGMAQLPHVAAVITNLADDLTLVDRMGDSIRGELNRRQEMLRDAGNYANIHDYEKARAAGAPLGPIPSLVLVIDEFSELLTAKPDFIEMFVQIGRIGRSLGVHLLLASQRLEEGRLRGLETYLSYRIGLRTFSAAESRAALGVPDAYELPNIPGSGFLKFGTDEMVRFKAAYVSGVYRSGARQAAAAGGPLPADRRPVLFTATEVPLRYTSVPRPRAETTPQVDDALADTVLDVIVRRLEAQGPAAHRVWLPPLDSPPSLDGLLPKLTAVPGRGLTQPGYEGAGNLVVPAGLVDKPYEQRREPLWLDFSGAAGHLQILGGPQSGKSTLLRTLMCSFALTHTPYEVQFYGLDFGGGGMAAVAGLPHVGGVASRLDPERVRRTVSEVYGVLRRREEYFRASGIASIADFRTRRARGDISVVDQPWGDVFLVIDGWGNFRTEYEGLEPAVLEIASRGLGYGIHLVLTASRSVEVRANLKDHMMNRLELRLGDTMDSEIDRKVAANVPTGVPGRGLSPQRLHFMAAIPRIDGLTSDTDLADATAALATEVSRHWEAPGAPEVRLLPREFPAEQLPPGDRFPQLGVAFALDENNLEPVFVDFEQDPFFLVFGESESGKSNLLRLLIKRLTERYSGDEAKFFVVDNRRSLLDVTPASHLAEYIPMSNSMDHHMVALSELMKRRTPTADVTAQQLRERSWWQGPTVYVVVDDYDLVSTSSGNPLAGLTELLPFARDVGVRFIIARSTAGAGRASFEAFMQRLTELGAQGVVLAGDPSEGDLLGGVRPRPMPAGRGVFVSRRKGNALVQTGLMPVEY, translated from the coding sequence GTGAGTCACATCGTCGTGAAGCGCCCGCCTCGGGCGCTGCCGTCCGAAGTGCCCACGGGAGAAGTCGCTCTTCAGCCTCCCCCGGAACTTCCGCGGGGCCAGCACGAGAGCGTGCTCATGCAGTTGCTGCCGACGCTCGGCATGGGTGGCTCGGTGGTGTTCTTCTTCACGAGCGGGCAGCCGTTCATGAGGATCATGGGCATCGTGATGATCGCGTCGACGATCGCCATGTCCATCGCGATGGTGGTCCGTTTCCGGCGTGGTTCCCAGGGCCAGTTGGCCGACCTGCGGCGCGACTACCTTCGGTACCTGTCGCAGACCCGGCGGGCGGCCCTGGACACCGCCGGGGCGCAACGCGACGCGCAGTACTACCTGCATCCCTCCCCCGAGCAGCTGTGGGCCCTGGTCGCCGAGGGCAGCCGGGTGTGGGAACGCAGGCCGGGAGACGAGGACTTCGCCCAGGTGCGCGTCGGATTGGGCGCGCAGGGGCTGGCTACGCCCCTCGTCGCCCCCGAGACCGGTCCGGCCGGCCGGCTGGAACCGCTCACGGCGGGCGCGATGCAACGATTCCTCAGCCTCCACAGCACTCTGGACGACCTGCCGATCGCGGTGTCGCTGCGCGCCTTCTACCACGTCACCGTCAGCGGCGCCCCGGATTCCGTACGCTCCTGCGTGCGTGCCCTGGTCGGTTCGCTGACGGCGCTGCACTCTCCGGAGGACCTGGTCGTCGCCATCGCGGCGGGACGGGACGGGTTGCCGAACTGGGAGTGGGTCAAGTGGCTTCCCCATGCGCAGACGACCGATGCCGTTGACGGGGCGGGCGCCCGCCGGCTGATCGGCACCGACGCGCAGGCCCTGGAGACGCTGCTGACCGCCCGGCTCACCGGCCGCCCCCGGTTCCACCCGGAGGCCGGGCCGCTCCCGGACGAGCCGCACATCGTCGTCGTGCTCGACGGTGCCTCCCTGCCGCCGGACTCCGCCCTGGCCAATCCCGAAGGCCTGCAGGGCGTCACCGTCGTCGAGGTCGTGCCCGGTGAACTCACCGGCGCCCGCGGCGACCTCGCGGTCGTCGTGCAGCCCACCGTGCTGCGCCTGGAGTCGGCGGGCGGCAACGTCTACGAAGGCACTCCCGACTTCCTGTCGTACGAATCCGCCGAAGCACTTGCCCGGCAACTGGCCCCGCTGCGCATCGCCTCCGGCGGCGACGACGACGAACCGCTGCTGGCGAACCTCGAGTTCACCGACTTGCTGAACCTCGGGGACGCGGCGTCCGTGGATCCCCAGCGCACCTGGCGGCCACGCGGGCTCGCCGAACGGTTGCGGGTACCGATCGGCATCGGCGAGGACGGCCGTCCCGTCATGCTGGACATCAAGGAGGCCGCTCAGGAGGGTATGGGCCCGCACGGTCTGTGTGTGGGCGCCACCGGTTCCGGCAAGTCGGAACTGCTGCGCACGCTGGTGCTGGGCCTGGCGGTGACCCACTCCTCCGAGACCCTGAACTTCGTCCTCGCGGACTTCAAGGGCGGAGCGACGTTCGCAGGCATGGCACAGCTGCCCCATGTGGCGGCGGTCATCACCAACCTGGCGGACGACCTCACACTCGTCGACCGCATGGGCGACTCCATCCGGGGCGAGCTCAACCGGCGCCAGGAGATGCTGCGCGACGCGGGCAACTACGCCAACATCCACGACTACGAGAAGGCCCGTGCGGCGGGCGCCCCCTTGGGGCCGATCCCCTCCCTCGTGCTCGTCATCGACGAGTTCAGCGAGCTGCTGACGGCCAAACCGGACTTCATCGAGATGTTCGTCCAGATAGGCCGCATCGGGCGGTCGCTCGGCGTCCATCTGCTGCTGGCCTCGCAGCGTCTCGAGGAGGGCCGGCTGCGCGGCCTCGAAACCTATCTCTCGTACCGCATCGGTCTGCGCACCTTCTCCGCGGCCGAGTCACGTGCTGCCCTGGGCGTGCCGGACGCCTATGAGCTCCCGAACATCCCCGGGTCCGGCTTCCTGAAGTTCGGCACCGACGAAATGGTCCGGTTCAAGGCGGCGTACGTCTCCGGCGTGTACCGCTCCGGTGCCCGGCAGGCGGCAGCGGCCGGGGGGCCGCTGCCCGCGGACCGGCGGCCGGTGCTGTTCACCGCCACGGAGGTGCCCCTGCGGTACACGTCGGTCCCGCGGCCGCGGGCAGAGACGACACCGCAGGTCGACGACGCGCTCGCGGACACGGTGCTCGATGTGATCGTGCGCCGTCTGGAGGCGCAGGGCCCGGCCGCCCACCGAGTGTGGCTGCCGCCGTTGGACAGCCCTCCCTCGCTGGACGGACTGCTGCCCAAGCTCACGGCCGTGCCGGGACGCGGCCTGACGCAGCCCGGTTACGAGGGTGCCGGGAACCTCGTCGTCCCGGCAGGTCTGGTCGACAAGCCGTACGAGCAGCGTCGTGAGCCGCTGTGGCTCGACTTCTCCGGTGCCGCGGGTCACCTCCAGATCCTCGGCGGTCCGCAGTCCGGGAAGTCGACGCTGCTGAGGACGCTGATGTGCTCCTTCGCGCTCACGCACACGCCGTACGAGGTGCAGTTCTACGGGCTGGACTTCGGCGGCGGCGGCATGGCGGCGGTGGCCGGCCTGCCGCACGTGGGCGGTGTGGCGTCCCGGCTGGACCCCGAGCGGGTGAGGCGGACCGTCTCGGAGGTGTACGGCGTGCTGCGGCGCCGGGAGGAGTACTTCCGGGCGTCGGGCATCGCCTCGATAGCGGACTTCCGTACCCGGCGTGCCCGCGGTGACATCTCGGTCGTCGACCAGCCGTGGGGCGACGTGTTCCTGGTGATCGACGGCTGGGGCAACTTCCGCACGGAATACGAGGGTCTGGAGCCGGCGGTCCTGGAGATCGCGTCGCGAGGACTCGGTTACGGCATCCACCTGGTCCTGACGGCGTCACGGTCGGTGGAGGTCCGGGCGAACCTCAAGGACCACATGATGAACCGCCTCGAGCTGCGCCTCGGTGACACGATGGACTCCGAGATCGACCGGAAGGTCGCGGCGAACGTCCCCACCGGGGTGCCTGGACGCGGGCTGTCGCCGCAGCGGCTGCATTTCATGGCCGCCATCCCGAGGATCGACGGCTTGACGTCCGACACCGATCTCGCCGACGCGACCGCGGCCCTGGCGACCGAGGTGTCCCGGCACTGGGAGGCACCGGGAGCGCCGGAAGTCCGGCTGCTGCCCCGCGAGTTCCCGGCCGAGCAGCTGCCGCCGGGGGATCGGTTCCCGCAACTGGGGGTCGCGTTCGCCCTCGACGAGAACAACCTGGAGCCGGTGTTCGTCGATTTCGAGCAGGACCCGTTCTTCCTGGTCTTCGGCGAGAGCGAGTCCGGCAAGTCGAACCTGCTGCGGCTGCTCATCAAGCGGCTCACGGAGCGGTATTCGGGCGACGAGGCGAAGTTCTTCGTGGTCGACAACCGACGGTCGCTGCTGGACGTCACCCCGGCCTCGCATCTGGCCGAGTACATCCCGATGTCCAATTCCATGGACCATCACATGGTGGCCCTGTCCGAGCTGATGAAGCGGCGCACACCCACCGCCGACGTCACCGCCCAGCAGTTGCGGGAGCGGAGCTGGTGGCAAGGGCCGACGGTGTACGTGGTCGTGGACGACTACGACCTGGTGTCGACCTCCAGCGGGAACCCGTTGGCCGGCCTCACCGAACTGCTGCCGTTCGCCCGCGACGTCGGCGTGCGGTTCATCATCGCGCGATCGACGGCGGGTGCGGGGCGGGCCTCTTTCGAGGCCTTCATGCAACGGCTCACAGAACTCGGCGCACAGGGAGTGGTCCTGGCCGGTGACCCGAGCGAGGGTGATCTGCTGGGCGGCGTGCGACCGCGGCCGATGCCGGCGGGGAGGGGCGTCTTCGTCTCCCGTCGCAAGGGCAATGCGTTGGTGCAGACGGGGTTGATGCCCGTTGAGTACTAG
- the eccD gene encoding type VII secretion integral membrane protein EccD — translation MSTTATGTAVPGAGTGSGLGFCRVTIVAPDSRIDIALPDDIPVADIYPEILRLSRQSPAEGAPVGYHLVRRDGTVLDSSRSFTAQRILDGELLTLRPFSESLPPAVFDDVSEAVASAVTPHRTLWSGEPTRAAGLVGAGVLAVLLSFVAWTADPRHDMHSLPGVLAGVAGVLLVVFAVVRGRIYDDRGAATALGLGALPNVGVAGSGLLSLAHGQGIGKLQFLLACAAVLVVAVILTLCAPGGDGPFVAFVVASAVGLITVFVAILVHWTPTEIAALCAPVAVGGLAFLPGLSMRFARLPIGFDPPDTAPRSVYAAEGVAPEPVDLGRIEAQARRGHEILVGLVGGCALTGVAACAVLGFSDDIWAQLLALATAVALLTRAQLFRYTGQVAPLLAAGLGSLVLLGLGLALNPPHPLIREAVTGDRSALDIRTIWLVAAIAAAAALVAALGLIVPRRGLSPFWGRFLEIVEGFVLLTLVPLALAVFDVYATARAMTS, via the coding sequence GTGAGCACGACGGCCACGGGGACAGCTGTGCCCGGCGCCGGGACGGGGTCGGGGCTCGGTTTCTGCCGCGTCACGATCGTCGCGCCCGACAGCCGGATCGACATCGCGTTGCCCGACGACATCCCGGTCGCCGACATCTACCCGGAGATCCTCAGGCTCTCCCGCCAGAGCCCCGCCGAAGGCGCACCGGTCGGCTATCACCTCGTACGCCGGGACGGCACCGTTCTCGACAGCTCGCGTTCCTTCACCGCGCAGCGGATCCTCGACGGCGAACTCCTCACCCTGCGCCCCTTCTCCGAGTCGCTGCCGCCCGCGGTCTTCGACGACGTCTCGGAGGCGGTCGCCTCGGCGGTGACCCCGCATCGCACCCTGTGGAGCGGCGAACCGACGCGTGCCGCGGGACTCGTAGGCGCAGGCGTCCTCGCCGTCCTGCTCTCCTTCGTCGCATGGACGGCCGATCCGCGGCACGACATGCACAGTCTGCCCGGCGTCCTCGCCGGAGTCGCCGGAGTCCTGCTGGTCGTGTTCGCCGTCGTGCGCGGCCGGATATACGACGACCGGGGGGCGGCCACGGCCCTGGGCCTCGGTGCCCTTCCCAACGTGGGTGTAGCGGGCTCCGGGCTTCTCTCCCTCGCCCACGGCCAGGGCATCGGCAAGCTGCAGTTCCTGCTCGCCTGTGCGGCGGTCCTGGTCGTCGCGGTGATCCTCACCCTGTGCGCACCCGGCGGCGACGGACCGTTCGTCGCCTTCGTCGTCGCCTCCGCGGTCGGGCTGATCACCGTGTTCGTGGCGATCCTCGTGCACTGGACACCGACGGAGATCGCCGCTCTGTGCGCGCCCGTCGCGGTCGGTGGCCTGGCCTTCCTGCCGGGCCTCTCCATGCGCTTCGCCAGGCTGCCGATCGGCTTCGACCCGCCGGACACCGCACCGCGCAGCGTGTACGCCGCGGAGGGCGTGGCACCCGAGCCGGTGGACCTCGGCCGGATCGAGGCACAGGCCCGCCGTGGCCATGAAATCCTCGTGGGGCTCGTGGGCGGCTGTGCGCTGACCGGTGTCGCCGCGTGCGCGGTGCTCGGATTCTCCGACGACATCTGGGCCCAGCTCCTCGCCCTCGCCACCGCCGTCGCGCTGCTCACGCGAGCCCAGCTCTTCCGCTACACCGGTCAGGTGGCCCCGCTCCTGGCCGCGGGGCTCGGCTCACTCGTCCTGCTCGGTCTCGGCCTGGCGCTCAACCCGCCGCACCCGCTGATCCGCGAGGCCGTCACGGGGGACCGCAGCGCTTTGGACATCCGTACGATCTGGCTCGTCGCCGCGATCGCGGCAGCGGCGGCTCTCGTCGCCGCGCTCGGCCTCATCGTCCCGCGCCGCGGTCTCAGCCCCTTCTGGGGCCGATTCCTGGAGATCGTCGAGGGCTTCGTGCTCCTGACGCTGGTGCCTCTGGCGCTCGCCGTGTTCGACGTGTACGCCACCGCTCGGGCGATGACCAGCTAG
- a CDS encoding PQQ-like beta-propeller repeat protein: MSFGPPPSVFTQSSLTAHDKRKRYRKRLFGIAAAVLAVALGVFGWLLTRAGDGEPSGTHQEAAAPAADEVRDTVEKVPAAPEGQVVVDHNEEGLAGVTESHPRYAPGTWATGKILAKGVADRIVGIKVEPHYDETAWTLKLDGHICATSSHVTVDGRTAVVVQPAKRKGTAGAGICDEVVFVDLNNGKKLWQSSMPSANSAFVTNTNLTLTKGVVAVAWGEGSVAYDMKNGKQLWNSATRSKCEDQGFAGGRALLALERCGDAPDTTYQVEKLDPRTGKAQWTYKPAPGIKSVYLPSSEPPVLAVAAGDTSVTDLITLDDKGRHLATISMDSGAYDPKCGDGMGFFGVVEKCPGMVVGRSQVFVMSKDQTEIDQPENWIVAFDIKTGKTEGKIDGRAQSPVFPLRMGGDDLLVYRRSFSDIEPDAVVSWNPRTGKETALLVFSLSGGDNHMLGDPEQSDIVVERGRVFFAKQELSADPKHPKDPVLSALGVGSAG; encoded by the coding sequence GTGAGCTTCGGCCCGCCTCCTTCCGTCTTCACACAGTCCTCACTGACGGCGCACGACAAGCGGAAGAGGTATCGAAAGCGTCTGTTCGGCATTGCGGCGGCCGTACTCGCAGTCGCCCTGGGTGTGTTCGGCTGGCTCCTGACGCGCGCCGGCGACGGAGAACCGTCCGGCACCCATCAGGAGGCGGCCGCTCCCGCCGCGGACGAGGTCAGGGATACCGTCGAGAAGGTCCCGGCCGCGCCCGAGGGACAGGTGGTGGTCGACCACAACGAGGAAGGACTGGCGGGGGTCACCGAGTCGCACCCGCGCTACGCGCCCGGCACCTGGGCAACAGGCAAGATCCTCGCCAAGGGCGTGGCCGACAGGATCGTGGGCATCAAGGTCGAGCCGCACTACGACGAGACGGCCTGGACCCTCAAGCTGGACGGGCACATATGCGCCACCAGCAGCCACGTCACGGTCGACGGCCGCACGGCTGTCGTGGTGCAGCCCGCCAAGCGCAAGGGCACCGCCGGCGCGGGCATCTGCGACGAGGTGGTGTTCGTCGACCTGAACAACGGCAAGAAGCTGTGGCAGTCCTCGATGCCCTCGGCGAACTCGGCCTTCGTCACCAACACGAACCTGACCCTGACCAAGGGCGTGGTCGCCGTCGCCTGGGGCGAGGGCTCCGTGGCGTACGACATGAAGAACGGCAAGCAGCTCTGGAACAGCGCGACCCGCTCCAAGTGCGAGGACCAGGGTTTCGCCGGAGGGAGGGCGCTGCTCGCTCTGGAACGCTGTGGAGACGCGCCCGACACCACCTACCAGGTCGAGAAGCTCGACCCGCGCACGGGCAAGGCGCAGTGGACGTACAAGCCGGCCCCCGGAATCAAGTCCGTCTACCTGCCGTCGTCCGAGCCGCCGGTGCTGGCGGTCGCGGCCGGGGACACCTCGGTCACCGACCTGATCACGCTCGACGACAAGGGCAGGCACCTCGCCACGATCTCCATGGACAGCGGTGCGTACGACCCCAAGTGCGGTGACGGGATGGGCTTCTTCGGCGTCGTCGAGAAGTGCCCCGGCATGGTCGTCGGCCGAAGCCAGGTTTTCGTCATGAGCAAGGACCAGACCGAGATCGACCAGCCGGAGAACTGGATCGTCGCCTTCGACATCAAGACCGGCAAGACCGAAGGGAAGATCGACGGGCGTGCCCAGTCACCGGTCTTCCCCCTGCGGATGGGAGGCGACGACCTGCTGGTGTACCGGCGTTCGTTCAGCGACATCGAACCCGACGCCGTCGTGAGCTGGAACCCGCGCACCGGCAAGGAGACGGCCCTGCTCGTCTTCAGCCTCTCGGGCGGCGACAACCACATGCTGGGCGATCCCGAGCAGTCGGACATCGTCGTGGAGCGGGGCCGGGTCTTCTTCGCGAAGCAGGAGCTGTCCGCAGACCCCAAGCACCCCAAGGACCCAGTGCTGTCGGCCCTCGGTGTCGGGAGTGCCGGTTGA
- a CDS encoding DUF397 domain-containing protein codes for MTDAEDRELKARKERERDELYALDISDVEWHCAPGTEEHEERVEIAYLPEGAVAMRSSLDPDTVLRYTEAEWRAFVLGARDGEFDLEPMEHNGGLTPQ; via the coding sequence ATGACCGATGCCGAGGACAGGGAACTCAAGGCGCGCAAGGAGCGGGAACGGGACGAGCTGTACGCGCTCGACATCTCGGACGTCGAATGGCACTGCGCACCAGGAACGGAGGAGCACGAGGAGCGGGTCGAGATCGCGTACCTGCCCGAAGGTGCCGTTGCGATGCGGTCGTCCCTCGACCCGGACACCGTGCTGCGGTACACGGAGGCCGAGTGGCGGGCGTTCGTGCTGGGGGCGCGGGACGGGGAGTTCGACCTGGAGCCGATGGAGCACAACGGAGGGCTCACCCCGCAGTGA
- a CDS encoding PQQ-like beta-propeller repeat protein, producing the protein MSFGPPPSPYTQSALEGDRRRRRGRHLVMGVTAAVVAAACLAVWGLAEAGGGTSAGERRAAARQDPDDIRETVETPPKSVEGKAAFEYTEQIKEVGKKVGAPGTWATDKTFAKGFGNHIQGVAMDVPEEKKKDAKARTWKLTFPGPLCATTRHVSVAGWTAVAFSTEAAEPAAAPEVTMTRLCDGLALVDLDKGRKLWQAKLPGENPPTGVTVTMTDGAVALAWSQGSAAYDMTSGRRLWADTTPSACADEGFAGGRHLLALLNCGDSAAPTYQVQRIDPRSGRTKWTYRVARGVKDVYLVSSSPAVIAVAAGDDLVTDLISLDDGGRARARIPLIRQHQTVDCYKTFSPEVDSCHAIVVGERQVYIATDEDIVAFDLATGKSELKFDSPSGGQMYPIRMSGGKLIAYRESGGYSPSVFVAIDPATGREKLLLLFAESPDVDMQPLRDPTTGDVLYEHGRAYFAETSVDGPENKGQVGEIATVAVGIESVR; encoded by the coding sequence GTGAGTTTCGGCCCGCCGCCGTCCCCGTACACGCAGTCCGCACTGGAGGGCGACCGGCGCAGAAGACGCGGCAGACACCTCGTCATGGGCGTGACGGCCGCGGTGGTCGCGGCCGCGTGTCTGGCGGTCTGGGGTCTTGCCGAGGCCGGTGGCGGGACATCGGCCGGTGAGCGTCGGGCGGCTGCCCGACAGGATCCCGACGACATCAGGGAGACCGTGGAGACTCCCCCGAAGTCGGTCGAGGGCAAGGCGGCGTTCGAGTACACCGAGCAGATCAAGGAGGTGGGCAAGAAGGTCGGTGCACCGGGCACGTGGGCCACGGACAAGACATTCGCCAAGGGCTTCGGGAACCACATACAGGGCGTGGCCATGGACGTTCCCGAGGAGAAGAAGAAGGACGCCAAGGCCAGGACATGGAAGCTGACCTTTCCCGGCCCCCTCTGCGCCACGACACGCCACGTCAGCGTGGCGGGCTGGACAGCCGTGGCCTTCTCCACGGAGGCCGCCGAGCCCGCGGCAGCCCCCGAAGTCACCATGACACGGCTCTGCGACGGCCTTGCGCTCGTCGATCTCGACAAGGGCAGGAAGCTCTGGCAGGCCAAGCTGCCCGGGGAGAATCCGCCCACCGGCGTCACCGTGACCATGACCGACGGCGCCGTCGCCCTCGCCTGGAGCCAGGGCTCGGCCGCCTACGACATGACCAGCGGGCGGCGGCTGTGGGCCGACACCACCCCCTCGGCCTGCGCGGACGAGGGCTTCGCCGGGGGACGGCACCTGCTCGCGCTCCTCAACTGCGGTGACTCGGCCGCACCCACGTACCAGGTACAACGCATCGACCCCCGCAGTGGCCGTACGAAGTGGACGTACAGAGTGGCCCGCGGCGTCAAGGACGTCTACCTGGTCTCCTCGTCGCCGGCCGTCATCGCCGTCGCGGCGGGTGACGACCTCGTCACCGACCTGATCTCCCTCGACGACGGGGGCCGCGCCCGCGCGCGGATCCCGTTGATCCGGCAGCACCAGACCGTCGACTGCTACAAGACCTTCAGCCCCGAGGTCGACAGCTGCCATGCGATCGTCGTGGGGGAGCGGCAGGTCTACATCGCCACGGACGAGGACATCGTCGCCTTCGACCTGGCCACCGGAAAGAGCGAGCTCAAGTTCGACTCCCCGTCGGGCGGGCAGATGTACCCCATAAGAATGAGCGGCGGCAAACTGATCGCCTACCGTGAGAGCGGTGGCTATTCGCCCAGCGTCTTCGTCGCCATCGACCCGGCCACGGGACGAGAGAAGCTCCTCCTGCTCTTCGCGGAGAGCCCCGACGTGGACATGCAGCCTCTCCGTGATCCGACGACGGGCGATGTGCTGTACGAGCACGGCCGGGCCTACTTCGCCGAGACGAGCGTCGACGGACCGGAGAACAAGGGCCAGGTGGGCGAGATCGCTACCGTCGCGGTCGGCATCGAGAGCGTGCGCTGA
- the rpsO gene encoding 30S ribosomal protein S15 translates to MSLDAATKKQIIGEFGTKEGDTGSPEVQVAMLSRRISDLTEHLKTHKHDHHSRRGLLILVGQRRRLLQYLAKKDIQRFRTLVDRLGIRRGAAGAK, encoded by the coding sequence GTGTCGCTCGACGCCGCTACGAAGAAGCAGATCATCGGCGAGTTCGGTACCAAGGAGGGTGACACCGGCTCCCCCGAGGTCCAGGTCGCCATGCTCTCCCGTCGGATCTCCGACCTGACGGAGCACCTCAAGACCCACAAGCACGACCACCACTCCCGCCGTGGTCTGCTCATCCTGGTCGGTCAGCGCCGCCGGCTGCTGCAGTACCTGGCCAAGAAGGACATCCAGCGCTTCCGTACGCTGGTCGACCGCCTCGGCATCCGCCGCGGTGCTGCGGGCGCCAAGTAA